One genomic segment of Deltaproteobacteria bacterium includes these proteins:
- a CDS encoding zinc ribbon domain-containing protein, with product MPFYEYRPKSGKCEICRGRFADLQSMSAKPHKNCPDCGQACERVLSAPMISVRGSEYRAAANAENRSESFRRASGENLKLRNETRQKMEGHTHDCAAAGCFGERVRAEALGEKSSEASTEPDLSSADRPGVSRKLPHLVK from the coding sequence ATGCCGTTCTACGAATACCGTCCCAAGTCAGGGAAGTGTGAAATCTGTCGCGGTCGATTTGCCGATCTCCAGTCTATGTCGGCCAAGCCTCATAAAAATTGTCCTGACTGTGGCCAAGCGTGTGAACGAGTTTTGAGTGCACCGATGATCTCGGTGCGCGGTTCAGAGTACCGAGCTGCTGCCAATGCAGAAAATCGCAGCGAAAGTTTTCGGCGTGCTAGCGGTGAAAATCTGAAACTGCGAAACGAGACTCGTCAGAAAATGGAAGGGCACACTCATGACTGCGCCGCCGCGGGATGCTTTGGTGAGCGCGTTCGCGCCGAAGCACTTGGCGAGAAATCGTCCGAAGCTTCAACAGAGCCTGACTTGTCGAGTGCCGATCGCCCAGGGGTTTCTAGAAAGCTTCCACACCTGGTGAAGTGA
- a CDS encoding MCE family protein → MEPQTTKTELRVGVFVAIGLAGAIFSILLLGGDRFTLKKQARFVARFTEVQGLFPGSVVSLSGLRIGNIKNITLGNDLKLDIEMSVDPQFASRITEGAIAEVKTQGALGDKYIYIKPGPAGGKPLADGSVLPSDETDFMTLLTSREDGMARAVDLVKELHILVATINQDGKAAKMMNNMTEASDKLKTTITKLDTLLSDVNGQNPEDKKIKKALAALASVLEKVDKGQGTLGQLINDPSVHQSLKNLLGPSPRGKFMKEMVRETIKSAD, encoded by the coding sequence ATGGAACCACAAACTACTAAAACCGAGCTACGCGTCGGCGTCTTCGTCGCGATCGGACTTGCCGGCGCCATTTTTTCGATTCTACTTCTGGGGGGCGATCGGTTTACATTAAAAAAGCAGGCGCGCTTCGTTGCACGGTTTACCGAAGTTCAAGGGCTGTTTCCGGGGTCGGTTGTCAGCCTCTCGGGCCTTCGCATCGGCAATATCAAGAACATCACGCTTGGCAACGACTTGAAACTTGATATTGAGATGAGTGTTGATCCGCAATTCGCTTCTCGCATCACGGAAGGCGCCATTGCCGAGGTCAAAACGCAAGGCGCGCTAGGTGACAAGTACATCTACATTAAACCTGGTCCTGCCGGCGGAAAACCGCTCGCAGATGGATCTGTTCTACCGAGTGACGAAACAGATTTTATGACCCTACTCACAAGCCGCGAAGATGGAATGGCCCGCGCGGTGGATTTGGTCAAAGAACTTCACATCCTCGTAGCGACAATTAATCAAGACGGCAAAGCCGCCAAGATGATGAACAACATGACCGAAGCGAGCGATAAATTAAAAACTACGATCACGAAGCTCGATACACTTTTGAGTGATGTGAACGGACAAAATCCAGAAGACAAAAAAATTAAAAAGGCCCTCGCCGCGCTTGCGAGCGTTTTAGAAAAGGTCGACAAAGGCCAAGGCACGCTGGGTCAATTGATCAACGACCCGAGCGTCCATCAGTCACTTAAAAATCTTTTGGGTCCCTCGCCTCGAGGGAAGTTCATGAAAGAAATGGTCCGCGAAACCATCAAGTCCGCCGACTAG
- the trmFO gene encoding methylenetetrahydrofolate--tRNA-(uracil(54)-C(5))-methyltransferase (FADH(2)-oxidizing) TrmFO, translating to MNLNNFSEIHVVGAGLAGSECALQLAKLLGPNGFKIVLHEMRGSGSNGVMVTTPAHRTEDCAELVCSNSFGSLASHAAPGLLKWEAEHLGSEILSSAIEARVPAGQALGMDREVFARLVTEKIKQNPYIEIRRELITSLDQVPRPTVIATGPLTHESLAQSMQSHFELIRSTDGNAKREFLYFYDAIAPIIAADSINAKVAWKADRWDKGTKDYWNCPLTKKEYHFFIDAVRDAKKIEAKDFEKDFDKTPYFESCMPIEAILERGPKTLRFGPMSPKGLIDPRTGNTPYAVVQLRQDNREGTAYNMVGFQTKMAYGDQKKVFRLIPGLEEAEFLKLGSIHRNLYLNTPRLLNRDLSSKADPWLFFAGQITGVEGYFESTCMGLLVARFLSAKIEGLYSLDACDLGVSVNSDGENLLPPRTTALGSLHAAITDETKISHFQPTNINFGHMPDPHAFSAEAGVLGHARIDKRAKRLEQIRVAKASFVSWVGETAPFRSASAGSKVERAAHELAQYVTENLPEQSAEL from the coding sequence GTGAATTTAAATAACTTTTCAGAGATTCACGTCGTAGGAGCCGGCCTCGCTGGCTCTGAGTGCGCGCTGCAGCTGGCCAAACTTCTAGGTCCCAACGGTTTTAAAATCGTCCTTCACGAAATGCGCGGGTCTGGTTCGAATGGAGTCATGGTCACAACTCCAGCCCACCGAACGGAAGATTGTGCCGAGTTGGTTTGTTCGAATTCTTTCGGATCGCTCGCCTCGCACGCGGCGCCCGGCCTCTTGAAATGGGAAGCAGAACATTTGGGCTCCGAAATTTTATCGAGTGCCATTGAGGCGCGGGTACCGGCAGGACAAGCGTTGGGAATGGACCGTGAGGTTTTCGCGAGACTCGTCACAGAAAAAATAAAGCAGAACCCGTACATCGAAATTCGCCGTGAACTGATAACGTCACTTGACCAAGTTCCAAGACCAACCGTTATAGCGACAGGACCACTGACGCACGAAAGCCTCGCTCAGTCGATGCAGTCGCACTTTGAATTGATTCGTTCGACCGACGGAAACGCCAAACGCGAGTTTCTGTATTTCTATGATGCTATTGCCCCGATCATTGCAGCGGATTCAATTAACGCAAAAGTCGCATGGAAAGCCGATCGCTGGGACAAGGGAACGAAAGACTATTGGAACTGTCCACTGACGAAAAAGGAATATCACTTTTTCATAGATGCTGTTCGGGACGCAAAAAAAATCGAAGCAAAAGATTTCGAAAAGGATTTTGATAAAACTCCTTACTTCGAAAGCTGTATGCCTATTGAAGCCATTCTTGAGCGAGGGCCAAAGACACTGCGATTTGGCCCGATGAGCCCTAAAGGTCTTATCGACCCACGCACAGGCAACACACCCTACGCGGTCGTTCAACTTCGACAAGATAACCGAGAGGGCACCGCATACAACATGGTCGGCTTCCAAACAAAAATGGCCTACGGGGATCAGAAAAAAGTTTTTCGTTTGATTCCAGGTCTCGAAGAAGCTGAGTTTTTAAAACTAGGCAGCATCCATCGAAATCTTTATCTCAATACTCCCCGTCTTTTAAATCGTGACCTTTCGTCGAAAGCAGATCCTTGGTTGTTTTTTGCAGGCCAGATCACCGGCGTTGAGGGTTACTTTGAATCCACTTGCATGGGGCTTTTGGTAGCCCGATTTTTGAGTGCAAAAATCGAAGGACTTTACTCGCTGGATGCCTGCGACCTAGGTGTCTCGGTCAACAGCGATGGCGAAAACTTGTTGCCGCCTCGAACCACAGCCTTAGGTTCTTTACACGCGGCGATTACGGATGAAACGAAGATCTCTCACTTTCAGCCGACCAATATAAATTTTGGTCACATGCCTGATCCCCACGCTTTTTCAGCGGAGGCCGGTGTCCTCGGTCACGCGCGGATAGACAAACGAGCGAAGCGTTTAGAGCAAATTCGCGTAGCGAAAGCGAGCTTCGTTTCTTGGGTAGGCGAAACAGCTCCATTTAGGTCGGCCAGTGCTGGATCAAAGGTCGAGCGAGCCGCACACGAGTTGGCGCAATACGTGACTGAAAATTTGCCTGAACAATCCGCTGAACTATGA
- a CDS encoding sigma-54-dependent Fis family transcriptional regulator yields MKSVEIRTQDPEMLRVLRLADNVASSRATVLIQGESGTGKELLAKYVHAQSPRANRRLVAINCAAVPEGLLESELFGHEKGAFTGAHQAKPGKFELAHESTLLLDEMSEMPLLLQAKLLRVIQEGEIERLGARHPQKVNVRIIATTNRDLASMVRRGEFREDLYYRLNVVPLRIPSLRERQQDILDLARFFVEVSCHLNGRPLRPLSEAATSKLQSWTWPGNIRELENVIERAVLYASGDKIELTDLAIEENIGLNAPNLAQSVSDLQAAALAGVSGSGAGFGVSPGMTVSEAEKLLIMKTLEHTAQNRTKAAKLLGISIRTLRNKLHEYGVMHV; encoded by the coding sequence ATGAAAAGTGTTGAAATTCGAACTCAAGATCCAGAAATGTTGCGCGTGCTTAGGCTCGCGGACAATGTGGCATCTAGTCGCGCGACAGTTTTGATTCAAGGCGAATCAGGGACAGGCAAAGAGCTGCTCGCAAAGTATGTACATGCTCAAAGCCCGCGTGCAAATCGACGCTTGGTCGCGATTAACTGCGCAGCGGTACCAGAAGGACTTTTGGAAAGTGAACTCTTTGGCCACGAGAAGGGTGCTTTCACCGGAGCACACCAAGCTAAGCCTGGAAAATTTGAACTAGCTCATGAGAGCACTTTGCTCCTAGACGAAATGAGCGAGATGCCTCTCTTGTTGCAAGCGAAGCTCCTTCGGGTAATTCAAGAAGGGGAAATCGAGCGCTTAGGAGCGCGTCACCCGCAAAAAGTGAACGTTCGAATTATCGCAACAACCAATCGCGATCTTGCGTCGATGGTTCGGCGCGGAGAGTTTCGCGAAGATCTTTACTATCGATTGAACGTAGTTCCACTGCGAATTCCATCTCTACGAGAGCGGCAGCAAGACATTCTTGATTTGGCGAGATTTTTTGTGGAGGTTTCCTGTCACTTGAATGGACGTCCGCTTCGTCCACTTTCTGAGGCCGCCACTTCGAAGCTTCAGTCGTGGACATGGCCTGGGAACATTCGTGAGCTTGAAAATGTAATCGAAAGAGCTGTTCTGTACGCTAGTGGCGATAAAATCGAACTGACGGATCTCGCGATCGAGGAAAATATAGGTTTGAATGCACCGAACCTGGCCCAAAGTGTGTCAGACCTACAAGCGGCGGCGCTGGCGGGTGTTTCTGGTTCCGGTGCTGGGTTCGGAGTTTCGCCGGGCATGACCGTTTCGGAAGCAGAAAAGTTGTTGATTATGAAGACTCTCGAACACACAGCGCAAAATAGAACGAAGGCAGCCAAACTTCTTGGCATCTCGATTCGTACTCTTCGTAACAAACTTCATGAATATGGAGTGATGCATGTCTGA
- a CDS encoding HAMP domain-containing histidine kinase produces the protein MTISPYARNAKRVLEILARNGLHALMAAVIVLLSIAVATALRLESSETSVARYVSVWEEEIAKNLLLAGDRELFEKVLTHVSDLAPEVVGASGGIESCHDRQLTQTLSITLYGTPAGGLTVCRSPTRLVVASLQSPVFLIGIILGGLIFIWHTRRTNAERASLATVVAIGRLSKQVAHDLRSPLGALKIVGTRLDVSNDNRALVQVLHSSILRISQITEDLLGPNAKEATTSPIRVVENVVEEMKLSAESKGVQLVLSEIEALSRNSPLILPAQIQPQDLARVVSNLIQNALEAPRALHVNVATRERQNGFEIEITDNGSGIPRSSWQRIGERGFTFGKSRGNGLGISHAKEWTNSVGGRLRVRSSRTSGTSVTLTLPL, from the coding sequence TTGACAATCTCACCTTACGCGCGGAACGCAAAACGCGTCCTAGAAATTTTAGCGCGCAATGGTTTGCATGCGCTAATGGCCGCCGTGATTGTTTTGCTGTCGATCGCAGTTGCAACCGCTCTGAGGCTTGAGAGTTCGGAAACCTCGGTTGCCCGATACGTTTCTGTTTGGGAAGAAGAAATAGCGAAAAATCTCCTTCTCGCCGGCGACCGCGAACTTTTCGAAAAGGTACTTACGCATGTTTCTGATCTTGCTCCAGAAGTCGTTGGCGCATCAGGGGGCATCGAAAGCTGCCACGATCGTCAACTGACTCAAACATTGTCCATCACTCTTTATGGCACACCCGCTGGGGGGCTAACAGTCTGCCGATCGCCCACTCGTTTGGTTGTAGCGTCATTGCAATCACCCGTGTTTTTAATTGGAATTATATTAGGGGGCCTCATCTTCATTTGGCACACCCGTCGAACCAATGCCGAACGTGCAAGTCTTGCGACAGTAGTAGCGATTGGGCGCCTCTCAAAACAAGTCGCACATGATCTCCGATCGCCGCTGGGTGCATTGAAAATTGTGGGGACTCGCTTAGATGTTTCAAACGACAACCGCGCTTTGGTCCAGGTTCTACATTCGAGCATCTTAAGAATTTCTCAGATCACCGAGGACCTTTTAGGTCCTAATGCCAAGGAAGCGACGACGTCGCCTATCCGAGTTGTTGAAAACGTTGTTGAAGAGATGAAACTGAGTGCGGAATCCAAAGGCGTTCAGCTAGTACTTTCTGAAATTGAAGCCCTAAGTCGCAACTCACCTTTGATTCTTCCAGCTCAGATTCAGCCGCAAGATCTCGCCCGAGTCGTGTCGAATCTTATTCAGAACGCTCTTGAAGCCCCCAGAGCGCTTCATGTAAATGTGGCTACTCGTGAACGGCAGAACGGCTTTGAAATTGAAATTACTGATAACGGCTCAGGGATCCCCCGATCCAGCTGGCAACGCATAGGCGAGCGCGGTTTCACATTTGGCAAGTCACGAGGTAACGGTTTGGGAATCTCGCATGCGAAGGAGTGGACAAACTCGGTCGGCGGACGTCTTCGCGTGCGCAGTTCTCGCACCAGCGGAACATCGGTGACTCTTACTCTGCCTCTATGA
- a CDS encoding ATP-binding cassette domain-containing protein — MATLGAAATAVKTRSVVSFRNFAKSFGAKRVHSDVTFDLYRGECLGLIGGSGAGKSVILRSLVGLEKPDKGEIFVEGEEISKLKESELIEIRKKVAYVFQNGALFDSMSVFDNLAYALREHTRMKEDAIRERVLSRLKDFGLAGNENIYPANLSGGMQKRVGLARSIIMEPSVVLYDEPTAGLDPYNTKRICDMMLRLKADGASAIFVTHDMPSLFAVCDRIAVLRDGRIHAIGTRDEIEKVDSWVGRFIEGEEL, encoded by the coding sequence ATGGCTACTTTAGGGGCCGCGGCAACAGCGGTTAAAACACGGAGTGTAGTTTCGTTCCGGAATTTTGCGAAAAGCTTCGGCGCTAAACGCGTTCACTCGGACGTGACTTTTGATCTTTACCGCGGCGAATGTCTGGGGTTGATCGGTGGCTCCGGAGCTGGAAAGTCCGTTATTCTTCGCAGCCTTGTCGGTCTTGAAAAGCCTGACAAAGGCGAAATTTTTGTTGAAGGCGAAGAGATCTCGAAACTCAAAGAGTCCGAATTGATCGAGATCCGAAAAAAAGTTGCATACGTTTTTCAGAACGGCGCCCTTTTTGACTCAATGTCGGTTTTTGATAATTTGGCTTACGCACTTCGCGAACACACTCGAATGAAGGAAGATGCCATTCGGGAGCGTGTCTTAAGTCGACTGAAAGACTTTGGCTTGGCTGGAAATGAAAATATTTATCCAGCAAACCTTTCCGGAGGAATGCAAAAGCGAGTCGGACTTGCGCGCTCGATCATCATGGAACCTTCGGTGGTTTTGTACGACGAACCAACGGCCGGTCTAGATCCTTACAACACGAAGCGGATTTGCGACATGATGTTGCGATTGAAAGCCGATGGCGCCTCGGCGATTTTCGTGACTCATGACATGCCGTCGCTGTTTGCAGTTTGTGACCGCATTGCTGTGTTACGCGACGGTCGCATTCACGCAATTGGCACTCGCGATGAAATTGAAAAAGTAGACTCTTGGGTTGGACGGTTTATTGAAGGCGAAGAACTTTAA
- a CDS encoding tetratricopeptide repeat protein: MSMKRVFKVSWAVIGFIAACLISVFFISGLASSIAKADANQLRVEFSRIGDASHFEFEGPGADRYKIERLSSGEILLRVPALDEASLRRLKSMSDGQVEVKSIDGKGVDGTVEVKFVASKGVDYFDYISDQPSRLVLDFFPAQDAPKDAKPLATANADDPDVVAAGKQPAMQPAKQPATLPAATTAAKGPKAVRNPAGGDFVIVAKQGPTGATTLSAEPVPLADQIAARKDFERGIFDGGDPEFSRFTVKDYEIRESARMKSRAALRIPFPMLDLGFPKLAELQKAPAIYEIIPGDTTENKEARLLLTLFKNDRQGLFLATAKEFLRKYPQTKYDEIIRYAMADTHYSLWVKERQFNEENKIKSESNLHDTDFEEAMGIYNNLVEKYPDSPMTTRTLLLVGYSYLERGDSFGALKTFQRFVRLKPESKYAGQVKISIARAFLSLNRWEDAISELASVEKSAKSIKDRQEASYRQGDVYFRKGDFGKAISVYDAAIKKYPEATGRFPNAFYNLAESRFRLGEERAAIDSFRQFLQKFPDHDHGGFAMTRLGELIEILVGAEDRRVTGAFFESYFRFRSTPGADVARMRVLTARMSKMKDRELKDALLEIDEIVERDADLPFIKEFQVISVADAFTERKEYDRATKDLVQFYKENTQSKHLPLLKGRIVRNLADSIRNSVEDGDFIQGLRLYSRDQSGWLKGVKRADLPYLAGRAFESAGVFSDASHNYKETLQRLDAQTPDQRDVFETPISKESVRLRLAAMAAQQKDYAGAESQLKQIKDLKVLSSSERAERAGLAADVSEARGQAEEARKYLAEVIKSFEDSKAAASSIVPLHLRVAKLAVKDRDFKTAEASVEAAMKMIDADKGIEGAPKDVSLAAEKHRASALESRAEIMIARGKKREAVGSYQALLELPIANADATRKGYDSVRYRLGQLLFETGDLKGAEKTWAGLAADEKNLWKRLAAEQMTGAKWREEYKKYIERIPAAAEIR, encoded by the coding sequence ATGTCGATGAAGAGAGTGTTCAAAGTTTCGTGGGCCGTGATCGGTTTCATTGCGGCATGTTTGATTTCCGTTTTCTTTATTAGTGGCCTGGCCTCGAGTATAGCCAAAGCTGATGCCAATCAGCTTCGTGTTGAATTTTCACGCATCGGTGATGCCTCGCACTTTGAATTCGAAGGTCCAGGAGCAGATCGCTATAAAATTGAACGTTTGTCCTCGGGCGAAATTCTTTTGCGAGTCCCGGCCTTGGACGAGGCCTCGTTGCGTCGCCTGAAGTCGATGTCCGATGGACAGGTCGAAGTGAAATCTATCGACGGCAAGGGTGTTGACGGAACGGTAGAGGTCAAATTTGTTGCCTCAAAAGGTGTTGATTACTTCGATTACATATCTGACCAGCCATCTCGACTGGTGTTAGATTTTTTTCCGGCGCAAGACGCACCGAAAGATGCCAAGCCGCTAGCGACGGCGAATGCCGATGACCCCGACGTTGTTGCCGCCGGTAAGCAACCAGCTATGCAACCAGCGAAACAGCCTGCTACTTTACCTGCCGCTACGACCGCAGCAAAAGGTCCCAAAGCGGTTCGTAACCCTGCCGGCGGCGACTTTGTGATCGTCGCCAAACAAGGACCAACCGGTGCTACAACGCTGTCTGCCGAGCCAGTGCCGTTGGCGGATCAAATCGCTGCACGCAAAGACTTTGAACGTGGAATTTTTGATGGTGGAGATCCGGAATTTAGTCGGTTTACCGTAAAGGATTACGAAATTCGCGAATCTGCGCGGATGAAATCTCGGGCGGCTTTGCGGATTCCGTTTCCAATGCTTGATCTTGGCTTTCCAAAGCTCGCAGAACTTCAAAAAGCGCCAGCTATTTACGAGATCATCCCAGGTGACACCACCGAGAACAAAGAAGCGCGTCTTTTACTGACGCTATTTAAGAACGATCGACAAGGGCTGTTCTTGGCGACGGCGAAAGAGTTTTTAAGAAAGTATCCGCAGACAAAGTATGACGAGATCATTCGTTACGCGATGGCAGATACACACTACAGTCTGTGGGTAAAAGAGCGGCAGTTTAACGAAGAAAACAAAATTAAAAGTGAATCGAATCTTCATGACACCGACTTTGAAGAGGCGATGGGTATTTATAATAATCTTGTGGAAAAGTACCCAGACTCGCCGATGACGACACGCACGTTGCTTCTGGTCGGATACAGCTACCTCGAGCGCGGCGATAGCTTTGGGGCACTGAAGACGTTCCAAAGATTTGTGCGTTTGAAGCCAGAGTCTAAGTACGCTGGACAGGTTAAGATTTCTATTGCGCGGGCCTTCTTGTCGCTCAATCGCTGGGAAGACGCGATCAGTGAGCTTGCTTCTGTCGAAAAAAGCGCAAAGAGCATCAAAGATCGCCAAGAGGCAAGCTATCGGCAAGGTGATGTCTATTTCCGAAAGGGAGATTTCGGCAAAGCGATTTCGGTCTATGATGCGGCAATTAAAAAGTACCCGGAGGCTACCGGCCGGTTTCCCAATGCCTTTTACAACCTAGCGGAATCTCGCTTTCGCCTGGGCGAGGAGCGCGCGGCCATCGATTCATTCCGTCAATTCTTACAAAAGTTTCCTGACCACGATCATGGCGGCTTCGCGATGACTCGCTTGGGTGAGTTGATCGAAATCCTAGTTGGTGCGGAAGATCGACGGGTCACCGGTGCATTTTTTGAATCCTACTTTCGCTTCCGCTCTACTCCAGGTGCTGACGTTGCGCGAATGCGCGTACTCACAGCTCGAATGTCTAAGATGAAGGATCGGGAACTTAAAGACGCGCTTTTAGAAATCGACGAAATCGTCGAGCGCGACGCAGATCTGCCGTTTATCAAAGAATTCCAAGTCATCTCTGTGGCGGACGCCTTTACGGAGCGAAAGGAATACGACCGAGCAACAAAAGATCTTGTGCAGTTTTACAAAGAAAACACCCAATCAAAACATCTTCCGCTCTTAAAGGGTCGAATTGTTAGAAACCTCGCTGATAGCATTCGAAATTCAGTGGAGGATGGCGATTTTATTCAAGGCCTGCGCCTCTATTCGCGCGATCAATCAGGCTGGCTAAAAGGTGTAAAGCGAGCTGATCTTCCCTATCTCGCAGGGCGTGCATTTGAATCTGCAGGTGTATTTTCAGACGCGTCTCATAACTACAAGGAAACACTACAGCGCCTCGATGCGCAAACTCCCGATCAGCGCGATGTTTTCGAAACGCCAATTTCAAAAGAAAGCGTTCGTTTGCGTCTTGCGGCGATGGCGGCCCAGCAAAAAGATTATGCCGGGGCTGAGTCACAGTTGAAACAAATCAAAGATCTGAAGGTGCTATCAAGCAGCGAGCGAGCAGAGCGCGCGGGTCTCGCCGCTGATGTTTCGGAAGCGCGTGGGCAGGCAGAAGAAGCAAGAAAGTACCTGGCAGAAGTCATTAAATCTTTTGAGGACTCCAAGGCAGCTGCGTCATCCATTGTTCCCCTTCATCTTAGGGTCGCGAAACTTGCGGTAAAAGATCGAGACTTTAAAACGGCAGAGGCTTCGGTTGAAGCTGCCATGAAGATGATCGATGCGGACAAAGGCATTGAAGGTGCGCCGAAAGATGTTTCTCTAGCAGCAGAAAAGCACCGTGCATCAGCGCTCGAGTCGCGGGCGGAAATCATGATTGCACGCGGAAAAAAACGTGAAGCAGTGGGGTCTTATCAAGCTCTCCTCGAGCTGCCGATCGCGAATGCTGATGCCACACGCAAAGGATATGATTCAGTTCGCTATCGTCTTGGACAGCTGCTTTTTGAAACTGGCGATTTGAAAGGTGCAGAAAAAACCTGGGCCGGTCTTGCGGCTGATGAAAAAAATCTTTGGAAGCGGTTGGCAGCAGAGCAGATGACCGGTGCGAAATGGCGGGAAGAGTACAAAAAATATATCGAACGAATTCCTGCGGCAGCAGAAATTCGCTAG
- a CDS encoding ABC transporter permease yields MNSISLALQSTVAGFGSRVSGVVQNLGGVWLLFQSVLRDVWTRPRYPQLVIEQIYQIGVRSTGLVMITAAFTGMVMALQFGLGLEKFGGKLYVPKIVSLSIVREIAPVFCSLMLAARVGAGIASEIASMVVTQQIDAIRVLGTSPIKRIVVPRILACLIALPLLCILGNIVGIAGALVVGVAELGLDPFFFYNKVVTTISMTDLFTGVGKTVFFAFCISLSACYFGLNVQGGTQGVGLTTTKAVVVASMSILISDFFLTKLFFVLFEKV; encoded by the coding sequence ATGAATTCCATCAGTCTCGCCCTTCAGTCGACAGTTGCCGGATTCGGAAGTCGGGTATCCGGAGTAGTGCAGAACCTAGGCGGAGTTTGGCTTTTGTTTCAGAGCGTTCTTCGCGACGTTTGGACCCGGCCAAGATACCCGCAATTGGTGATTGAACAGATTTATCAAATTGGAGTTCGCTCGACCGGGCTTGTGATGATCACAGCCGCATTCACTGGGATGGTCATGGCGCTTCAGTTCGGACTAGGACTGGAAAAATTTGGCGGCAAACTCTATGTCCCCAAAATTGTTTCTCTCTCGATTGTGCGCGAAATCGCACCCGTCTTTTGCTCTCTGATGTTAGCCGCTCGAGTGGGTGCCGGCATTGCGTCGGAAATTGCCTCGATGGTCGTTACTCAGCAAATCGATGCGATTCGAGTCCTAGGGACCTCACCAATTAAGCGCATAGTCGTACCGCGAATTCTCGCATGCCTGATCGCGCTCCCACTTCTTTGCATACTTGGAAACATCGTTGGAATCGCGGGAGCCCTCGTCGTTGGCGTCGCCGAATTAGGCTTAGATCCCTTCTTTTTTTACAACAAAGTCGTCACGACGATTAGCATGACGGACCTCTTCACTGGTGTAGGTAAAACAGTTTTTTTCGCGTTTTGTATCTCCCTTTCAGCTTGTTATTTCGGCCTTAACGTACAAGGCGGAACTCAAGGCGTAGGTCTAACAACAACGAAGGCCGTGGTCGTAGCATCCATGTCGATCCTGATCAGCGATTTTTTTCTGACGAAGCTTTTCTTTGTCCTCTTTGAGAAGGTCTGA
- the flgB gene encoding flagellar basal body rod protein FlgB: MSDLFDKTTRALGAAANLRQTRHNVISSNVANAETPGYQAKKLDFENALSRALTIEDMAPSGSEPGHFMTGPGAISKVRADIYENPDVSVNNDGNTVDLEREMSTLAENSIMYKAAVQLINKKMAALRYAATDGGR, encoded by the coding sequence ATGTCTGATCTTTTTGACAAGACCACCCGCGCCCTAGGGGCGGCAGCAAATTTGCGTCAGACGAGACACAACGTCATTTCTAGCAACGTTGCGAATGCTGAAACACCTGGCTACCAAGCAAAGAAGCTTGATTTTGAAAACGCGCTCAGTCGCGCGCTGACGATCGAAGACATGGCGCCCAGCGGAAGTGAGCCTGGTCATTTTATGACTGGGCCCGGTGCAATTTCGAAGGTCAGAGCAGATATTTATGAAAATCCAGATGTGTCAGTGAACAACGATGGAAACACAGTCGACTTAGAACGTGAGATGAGCACGCTTGCCGAGAACTCGATCATGTACAAAGCAGCGGTGCAGCTGATAAATAAAAAAATGGCAGCACTTCGTTATGCCGCGACTGACGGCGGACGTTGA
- a CDS encoding DUF721 domain-containing protein, translating into MAKHEDPKTRARRAKGEDTLTPASELVKGLMQNVQNPLAVGFLRLKLEVQWAEIVGPRIAKMTAPAAFFNGVLDVWVAHSAWMQELWYIKDEIQAKVNKSLGGNSDSQAYCREVRFTLNKRQSYGGTITPVGTSSQTEK; encoded by the coding sequence ATGGCAAAACACGAAGATCCAAAAACGCGCGCCCGCCGAGCGAAGGGGGAAGACACCCTGACACCCGCCTCAGAACTTGTAAAGGGACTGATGCAGAATGTCCAGAATCCGCTGGCGGTTGGCTTTCTCCGCCTCAAATTAGAAGTACAGTGGGCCGAAATTGTGGGCCCGCGGATCGCAAAAATGACCGCCCCGGCGGCTTTTTTCAATGGCGTCTTAGACGTTTGGGTGGCCCATTCGGCTTGGATGCAAGAGCTCTGGTATATCAAAGATGAAATCCAAGCTAAGGTAAATAAGTCCTTAGGCGGGAATAGCGATTCGCAAGCTTATTGTCGTGAAGTGCGTTTTACGCTGAATAAACGCCAGTCTTACGGTGGAACCATCACTCCTGTGGGTACCTCGAGCCAAACTGAGAAGTAG